One Aneurinibacillus migulanus genomic region harbors:
- a CDS encoding Ig-like domain-containing protein translates to MKTTFRRRFIPSLLALSVAVPSAAALMPAPSSAAPGIGISQEQLDIVRKYAKEAIELLNSLSPEEKNRLRQMRDEVRTKPLNWWRDQIFQNPQAVEKMKAKGVTPEEASAMLRDMLALMYTPEDTIASLLAFKKNHYRTWTKIFGTEFKQEDLLEFAKMLERQVMADLVMSHMLNIDKPLDDMISDAIARMMQHGKFRKLGVKLAEVGITTTDVLEIRKRLVREFDRNNEVRDIFISAFARKNTDIVVQPGKLSPGKEKQVTLKVEFPGYFTIRSGVEWISSNPEVATIDKKGKLHAHKPGTTTISVKIKGVLIGEKDVTVEPDKGNKPDKEDKENK, encoded by the coding sequence ATGAAAACTACATTTCGTCGCCGCTTTATTCCGTCGCTTCTCGCTCTTTCAGTCGCTGTACCGTCCGCAGCCGCATTGATGCCGGCCCCGTCGTCGGCCGCGCCAGGCATCGGCATAAGTCAGGAACAGCTTGACATTGTGCGAAAATACGCAAAAGAAGCCATCGAACTCTTGAACTCCCTGTCACCAGAAGAAAAGAACAGGCTGCGTCAGATGCGGGATGAAGTCCGCACAAAGCCACTGAATTGGTGGCGTGACCAGATTTTTCAGAATCCGCAAGCAGTAGAAAAGATGAAAGCAAAAGGGGTGACGCCGGAAGAAGCATCTGCTATGCTCCGTGACATGCTGGCGCTCATGTATACGCCAGAAGATACAATCGCTTCACTCCTTGCCTTTAAGAAGAATCATTACCGTACATGGACTAAGATTTTCGGTACCGAATTTAAGCAAGAAGACTTGCTGGAGTTTGCGAAGATGCTGGAGCGACAGGTTATGGCTGATCTCGTCATGAGTCATATGCTGAATATCGACAAACCTCTTGATGACATGATAAGCGATGCAATCGCCCGTATGATGCAGCACGGAAAGTTCAGGAAACTCGGTGTTAAGCTGGCGGAAGTCGGTATTACGACGACGGATGTACTTGAGATTAGAAAGCGTCTGGTTCGTGAATTCGATCGGAACAACGAGGTGCGTGACATTTTTATTAGCGCATTTGCCCGTAAAAATACTGATATAGTTGTTCAGCCAGGCAAGCTTTCACCGGGTAAAGAAAAACAGGTGACATTGAAAGTGGAGTTCCCGGGTTATTTCACGATCCGTTCCGGTGTAGAATGGATATCATCCAATCCGGAAGTAGCCACCATTGATAAGAAAGGCAAGCTTCATGCTCATAAGCCCGGAACGACTACGATCTCTGTCAAGATCAAGGGTGTGCTTATCGGTGAGAAGGACGTAACGGTAGAGCCGGATAAAGGTAATAAACCGGATAAAGAGGATAAAGAGAATAAGTAG